From the Streptomyces sp. NBC_00390 genome, the window GCCCGCCCCCCGGCTGACCGACCGGGAGCTCGAGGTGCTCAAGCTCGTCGCGACGGGCATGAACAACCGGGACATCGCCAAGGAACTGTTCATCTCCGAGAACACCGTGAAGAACCACGTGCGCAACATCCTGGAGAAGCTGCAGTTGCACTCCCGGATGGAGGCCGTGGTCTACGCGATGCGGGAGAAGATCCTCGAGATCCGCTGACCGGCCGGTGCCGGCACCCGCGGCGCTGCGGCGCCGGGTGCCTGCTCAGGCGCTGTGCTCAGCCAAGGGCCTTGACCAGGTCCGGCATGAGCTCGGGACGGTCCATCCGCTCGATCCGTACGGAATCGCAGCCGACCCACTCCGCGGCCTCCCGCAGCGCCTGGGCCATCGGCGCCACCGCCTTCGGGGTGTCCAGGGACACCTGGCGTGCCACCAAGGTCGTGCCCTCACGCGCCGGGTCGACGCGGCCCAGCAGCTTCCCGCCCGCGAGCAGAGGCATCGCGAAGTATCCGTACACCCGCTTCGGCTTGGGGACATACGCCTCCAGCCGGTGCGTGAATCCGAAGATCCGCTCGGTGCGCGCCCGTTCCCAGATGAGCGAGTCGAACGGCGAGAGCAGGGTCGTGCGGTGCCGGCCGCGCGGCACGGAGGCGAGCGCCTCGGGGTCCGCCCAGGCGGGCTTGGACCAGCCCTCGACAGCCACCGGCACCAGACCGGAGTCGGCGACCACCGAGTCGAACTGCTCGCCCTTGAGTCGGTGATAGTCGGCGATGTCCGCGCGGGTGCCCACCCCGAGCGACTGCCCCGCGAGCCGGACGAGCCGGCGCAGGCACTCGCGGTCGTCCAGGTCGTCGTGCAGGACGGCGTCCGGGATCGCCCGCTCGGCCAGGTCGTACACCCGCTTCCAGCCCCGGCGCTCGGTGCACACCACCTCGCCGTACATCAGCGCGCGCTCGACGGCGACCTTCGAGGCGGACCAGTCCCACCACTCCCCGCCGTTCTTCGCGCCGCCCAACTCGGTGGCGGTCAGCGGACCTTCGGCCCGCAGCTGCTTGATCACCGCGTCGTACGCGTCGTCCGGCAGCTCGTGGTACCACTGCGGCCGCGAGCGGTAGGCGCGGCGGCGGAACGCGAAGTGCGGCCATTCCTCGACGGGCAGGATGCAGGCCGCATGCGACCAGTACTCGAAGCTGTGACCTTCCGTCCAGTACGCATCCTCGACCGTCCGGCGGCCCACCGCGCCGAGCCGGGCGTACGGAATCAGCTCGTGCGAGCGCGCCAGGACAGAGATCGTGTCCAGCTGTACGGCGCCGAGATGGCGCAGCACGGCCCGCACCCCTCCGCGCCGGTCGGGCGCGCCCAGGAATCCCTGGGCGCGCAGCGCTATGCGGCGGGCCTCGACGTCGGACAGTTCGGCGGCGGGAGGCGGCTGCGTCGTCATGTCCCGCACGATAGACGGCCGCACTGACAGTCGAGCCCGCACTCGTTGGCGCGCGGGCAGCACCGCGCGGGCGGCGCTTGGGCAGCCGGTCCGGTCAGGACGTCGCGGGCAGATACGGGTGCGCGCCGGTCAGGCCCAGATCGGAGGGAAGCAGAGCGCCGACCCAGGCGTCACGCAGCGTGTCCTTGTTCATCAGCGCCGCCCGCAGTTCGCCCTCGATCCGGAACCCGGCCTTCTCGGCGACAGCGCGTGAGCCGATGTTTCCCACCTCGGCCCGCCATTCCAGGCGGGTCGCGCCCAGCCGCATGAAGGACCAGTGGGACACCGCGGCCACGCTCTCCGCCATCACCCCGCGCCCGCGGTGTTCCTTGCCCGTCCAGAAGCCGATCTCCCAGGTGCCCGA encodes:
- a CDS encoding winged helix-turn-helix domain-containing protein; amino-acid sequence: MTTQPPPAAELSDVEARRIALRAQGFLGAPDRRGGVRAVLRHLGAVQLDTISVLARSHELIPYARLGAVGRRTVEDAYWTEGHSFEYWSHAACILPVEEWPHFAFRRRAYRSRPQWYHELPDDAYDAVIKQLRAEGPLTATELGGAKNGGEWWDWSASKVAVERALMYGEVVCTERRGWKRVYDLAERAIPDAVLHDDLDDRECLRRLVRLAGQSLGVGTRADIADYHRLKGEQFDSVVADSGLVPVAVEGWSKPAWADPEALASVPRGRHRTTLLSPFDSLIWERARTERIFGFTHRLEAYVPKPKRVYGYFAMPLLAGGKLLGRVDPAREGTTLVARQVSLDTPKAVAPMAQALREAAEWVGCDSVRIERMDRPELMPDLVKALG
- a CDS encoding GNAT family N-acetyltransferase, with the translated sequence MEPITLTTERLLLRTFTAEDTEAVYQACQDPDIQRWTTVPSPYARQHAVDFVEQMVPDGWHNSTMCTFAVLPREGGPLMASVAVTLRTFSGTWEIGFWTGKEHRGRGVMAESVAAVSHWSFMRLGATRLEWRAEVGNIGSRAVAEKAGFRIEGELRAALMNKDTLRDAWVGALLPSDLGLTGAHPYLPATS